The following proteins are co-located in the Canis aureus isolate CA01 chromosome X, VMU_Caureus_v.1.0, whole genome shotgun sequence genome:
- the LOC144308896 gene encoding Y-box-binding protein 3-like — protein sequence MSEVGEVTLKEVTASVSPQAAQKLLVSLGGRDPPQAPVAGNLSGDAIPKNTAAAGAKGKVPQKVIAKRVRGSVKWFNVKNGYGFISRHDTQEDVFVHQTAITRNNPHKYQRSVGDGETVEFDVVQGERGTEAANVTGPAGAPVQGSRYAANRPRFRRGFYIRRRAPTPRGPRGAEEDVDEGESSGEGFTEAQGQRRRLPGGPQDQRLRRFPAFRKASAVFRRPSILAPTSGPRPAHLPGSTPASRSEGAPRRGPGPSYLLSRPRGRGTAPGPRPSGGISEELEAEDKESGREGSGPQQKPPPRYGSRRPNNPRRRPQQAPGAQGQDTVGAEAKIGKSPAETPTSVASAMKSSGAEEEDALVSVVPSAAQAE from the coding sequence ATGAGTGAGGTGGGAGAGGTCACCCTTAAGGAGGTGACCGCCTCAGTCTCCCCTCAAGCAGCGCAGAAACTCCTGGTTTCCTTGGGAGGCAGAGATCCTCCCCAGGCCCCAGTTGCAGGCAACCTCAGCGGAGATGCCATTCCCAAGAACACCGCGGCAGCAGGCGCCAAGGGAAAGGTGCCCCAAAAGGTCATCGCCAAGAGGGTTCGAGGTTCCGTCAAGTGGTTTAACGTGAAGAACGGGTACGGTTTCATCAGCAGGCATGATACCCAGGAAGATGTGTTCGTACACCAGACGGCCATCACCCGAAACAATCCTCACAAATACCAACGCAGCGTGGGCGATGGCGAAACAGTCGAGTTCGACGTGGTGCAGGGCGAGCGGGGCACCGAGGCGGCTAACGTGACCGGGCCAGCTGGTGCCCCGGTGCAGGGCAGCCGCTACGCAGCCAACCGCCCCCGCTTCCGCAGGGGCTTCTACATCCGCCGCCGCGCACCGACCCCGCGAGGTCCCAGGGGCGCTGAAGAGGACGTGGACGAAGGTGAGTCCAGTGGCGAAGGCTTCACCGAGGCCCAGGGCCAGAGGCGCCGCCTGCCTGGCGGACCACAAGACCAAAGGCTGCGGCGCTTCCCGGCCTTTCGCAAGGCCTCCGCGGTGTTCCGCCGCCCCTCAATCCTCGCTCCCACCAGCGGCCCGCGGCCCGCCCACCTGCCCGGATCCACCCCAGCCTCAAGGTCCGAGGGCGCCCCGCGGCGGGGGCCTGGCCCCAGCTACCTGCTGAGTCGCCCTAGGGGCCGAGGCACGGCTCCTGGTCCAAGACCCTCAGGGGGCATCTCTGAGGAGCTGGAGGCAGAAGACAAGGAAAGCGGGCGTGAGGGCAGCGGTCCGCAGCAGAAGCCTCCGCCGCGCTATGGATCCCGCCGCCCCAACAACCCACGCCGCCGCCCGCAGCAGGCGCCTGGTGCCCAGGGCCAGGACACCGTGGGAGCAGAAGCCAAGATCGGGAAGAGCCCTGCTGAAACACCCACTTCGGTTGCTTCCGCCATGAAGAGCAGCGGCGCTGAGGAGGAGGACGCCTTGGTCTCGGTTGTCCCCTCTGCCGCCCAGGCCGAGTAG